A genomic segment from Nocardia cyriacigeorgica GUH-2 encodes:
- a CDS encoding DUF456 domain-containing protein has translation MKYKKFAATALLAVAATGVTAGTSYAAPSPTPPAAQDQSTAVPAVTGEDQGVDYTLELAEAGKSLVTTVTGGKFSLDTDDKTVTLTNSDGAVVTTIPLTATAKGQPVEIAATVDADGSKLTLTPQLTPTAAAPSQAEFISAQGWFMAELQRASLGALVGGLIGAAVGILFFGVGILPGAVLGAIIGLAVAGGPELLNAGLAYFSGQP, from the coding sequence ATGAAGTACAAGAAGTTCGCCGCCACCGCGCTGCTCGCGGTCGCCGCCACCGGAGTCACCGCAGGCACCTCCTACGCCGCTCCGTCGCCCACCCCGCCCGCCGCCCAGGACCAGAGCACCGCGGTGCCCGCGGTCACCGGCGAAGACCAGGGCGTCGACTACACCCTCGAGCTCGCCGAGGCCGGCAAGTCGCTGGTCACCACCGTGACCGGTGGCAAGTTCAGCCTCGACACCGACGACAAGACGGTGACGCTGACCAACTCCGACGGTGCCGTCGTCACCACGATCCCGCTGACCGCCACCGCCAAGGGGCAGCCGGTCGAGATCGCTGCCACCGTCGATGCCGATGGCAGCAAGCTCACCCTGACCCCGCAGCTCACCCCGACCGCGGCTGCCCCGAGCCAGGCCGAGTTCATCTCGGCGCAGGGCTGGTTCATGGCCGAACTGCAGCGGGCCTCGCTCGGTGCGCTCGTCGGCGGCCTGATCGGTGCGGCGGTCGGCATCCTGTTCTTCGGTGTCGGCATCCTGCCCGGCGCGGTGCTCGGCGCCATCATCGGCCTCGCGGTCGCGGGTGGTCCGGAGCTGCTCAACGCGGGCCTGGCCTACTTCAGCGGCCAGCCCTGA
- a CDS encoding SDR family NAD(P)-dependent oxidoreductase has protein sequence MGWRSARELDAGTVLVLGGRSEIGVEIARRVAAGRTVVLAARRSDELGEQVAVVEAAGAQAVHCVEFDADDTASHPALLEKIAAEHGPLGVVVVAFGILGDQARAERDPAHALAVVHTDFTAQVSVLTVLANLLRAQGSGQLVVFSSIAGVRVRRANYVYGSAKAGLDGFAGGLGDALHGTGVHLMLVRSGFVIGRMTEGMEPAPLSSTPGQVAEAVVKGLHRRAERVVVPGILRLVFVAFRMMPQPIWRRMPR, from the coding sequence ATGGGATGGCGTAGTGCGCGAGAACTCGACGCGGGGACGGTGCTGGTGCTCGGCGGGCGCAGCGAAATCGGGGTTGAAATAGCGCGGCGGGTCGCTGCGGGGCGCACCGTCGTCCTCGCGGCGCGCCGCAGCGATGAACTGGGTGAACAGGTCGCGGTAGTCGAAGCGGCCGGCGCACAAGCGGTGCACTGCGTCGAATTCGATGCCGACGACACCGCGAGCCATCCCGCACTCCTGGAGAAGATCGCCGCCGAACACGGGCCGCTCGGAGTCGTGGTGGTGGCCTTCGGCATTCTCGGCGATCAAGCCCGCGCCGAACGCGATCCGGCGCATGCGCTGGCGGTGGTGCACACCGATTTCACCGCGCAGGTCAGCGTGCTGACTGTGCTGGCGAACTTGCTGCGCGCGCAGGGCAGCGGGCAGCTGGTGGTGTTCAGCTCGATCGCCGGGGTACGGGTGCGGCGCGCGAATTACGTCTACGGTTCGGCCAAAGCCGGCCTGGACGGATTCGCCGGCGGGCTCGGTGACGCCCTGCACGGCACGGGCGTGCACCTGATGCTGGTGCGGTCCGGGTTCGTCATCGGGCGGATGACCGAGGGGATGGAGCCGGCGCCGTTGTCCAGCACGCCGGGACAGGTCGCCGAGGCCGTCGTCAAGGGACTGCACCGGCGAGCGGAGCGGGTCGTGGTGCCAGGCATTCTGCGGCTGGTGTTCGTGGCGTTCCGGATGATGCCGCAGCCGATTTGGCGCCGGATGCCGCGATGA
- a CDS encoding bifunctional cobalt-precorrin-7 (C(5))-methyltransferase/cobalt-precorrin-6B (C(15))-methyltransferase codes for MRWPGVPIAVVGIGADGWRGLGETARAAVADCDVLMGSARQLALVPNEVSAERISWPSPLLPALAGLLRAHAHARICVLASGDPMFYGIGVTLMKLFGPSALHVIPQPSSASLACARLGWPLAEIPVVSMVGRAPANLLPELTDGRRVLVLSADAGTPAVIADLLSRNGFGSSTLTVLEQLGGPGERIVTATAETWDDPRTDPLNIVAIDVTADPTRPRTTRLPGLPDALFGGDTQLTKSEIRALTLSALAPAPGELLWDVGGGSGSIAIEWCRTHPGCRAVSFERLEQRRQRIADNAVALGAPGIDVRGEVRAELAATDLPAPDAIFLGGGLTQDGVFETCWSQLRQGGRLVANAVTAETEAILVRLAAEHGGELRKFQVYRAESLGGFTAWRPQLPVAQWTVVKGPA; via the coding sequence ATGCGATGGCCTGGCGTCCCGATCGCCGTGGTCGGAATCGGCGCGGACGGCTGGCGCGGGTTGGGAGAGACGGCGCGTGCCGCGGTCGCTGACTGCGACGTGCTGATGGGTTCGGCACGCCAACTGGCGCTCGTCCCCAACGAGGTCAGCGCCGAGCGGATCAGCTGGCCGTCACCACTGCTGCCCGCCCTCGCTGGTCTGCTGCGCGCACATGCCCACGCCCGGATCTGTGTGCTGGCCAGCGGCGATCCCATGTTCTACGGCATCGGCGTCACGCTCATGAAGCTCTTCGGCCCGAGCGCGCTGCACGTGATCCCGCAACCGTCATCGGCATCGCTGGCCTGCGCTCGGCTCGGCTGGCCGCTCGCCGAGATCCCCGTCGTCTCGATGGTCGGGCGCGCACCGGCGAACCTGCTGCCCGAACTCACCGACGGCCGCCGCGTCCTCGTGCTCAGCGCCGACGCCGGCACGCCCGCCGTCATCGCAGATCTGCTCAGCCGCAACGGTTTCGGATCCTCGACGCTCACCGTCCTGGAACAACTCGGCGGCCCAGGCGAGCGCATCGTCACCGCGACCGCTGAGACCTGGGACGACCCGCGCACGGACCCGCTCAATATCGTGGCGATCGACGTGACCGCCGACCCCACCCGGCCCCGCACGACACGACTGCCCGGCCTGCCCGACGCCCTGTTCGGCGGCGACACCCAACTCACCAAATCCGAGATCCGCGCCCTGACCTTGAGCGCCCTCGCTCCGGCACCCGGTGAACTGTTGTGGGACGTCGGCGGCGGATCCGGCAGTATCGCCATCGAATGGTGCCGCACCCACCCCGGCTGCCGTGCGGTCAGCTTCGAACGGCTCGAGCAGCGCAGGCAGCGGATCGCGGACAACGCGGTCGCCCTCGGTGCTCCCGGCATCGACGTGCGCGGCGAGGTCCGTGCCGAACTCGCGGCCACCGACCTGCCCGCGCCCGATGCGATCTTCCTCGGCGGTGGCCTCACCCAGGACGGCGTCTTCGAGACATGCTGGTCACAACTACGCCAGGGCGGGCGGCTGGTGGCCAACGCGGTGACCGCCGAAACCGAGGCCATACTGGTGCGATTGGCCGCCGAGCACGGCGGTGAGCTGCGCAAATTCCAGGTGTACCGGGCCGAGTCGCTGGGTGGGTTCACCGCCTGGCGACCACAACTCCCGGTGGCGCAATGGACGGTGGTCAAGGGCCCGGCCTGA